The Streptosporangiales bacterium DNA window ACCGAGGAGCGCGGCGAGCGACGGGACGTCGCGCCGGCGCAGCGACAGGACGTCGGTCTCGTAGTCGCCGCGGTCGTGCTGGATGCTCGCGAGGTAGCGCAGGACCACGCTCCACTGCTCCCCCGACAGGCCCTGCAGCCGGCGGAGGTCGAGCACGGGATGCTGCAGGACGAGCTGCGGCAGCGCGTCGCGCTCGGGTGCCGGTGCGCTGCCGAGCAGCTCGGCGACCGAGGCGTTGTAGAACTCCGCGAGCTCCGCGAGCCGCTCGACGGTGAGGGTGCGCGCGCCCGCCTCGTAGCTGGCGATCGTCGCGGCCTTCCACCGGCCCTGCGACTGGCGCTCGACGTCGCGCCTGGTCAGGCCGAGGCGCTCGCGGAC harbors:
- a CDS encoding helix-turn-helix domain-containing protein — its product is MSDQTDLVADALAAGVRGWIPKAVTASQLLGALLGVRRGELFIPARLAALKPPPSLEADKEEEPEEGGVGLNLGGRLRAVRERLGLTRRDVERQSQGRWKAATIASYEAGARTLTVERLAELAEFYNASVAELLGSAPAPERDALPQLVLQHPVLDLRRLQGLSGEQWSVVLRYLASIQHDRGDYETDVLSLRRRDVPSLAALLGLSPGELTARLTAAGVLRSGLAPNRTAPPPA